The DNA window CTTACTTCTTCGCGGGAGCGCTCGCGCTTTCGATCAGGAGATCGAGCTGCTTCTGGCAGCCGTTCTCGATCAGCACCTTGGCCGCGCCCATCAGGTCGGATGGCGGCGTAGCGACGAGGACGACATCCAGGCTGCTCGTCTCGCCCGTGCCCTGCCATTCGACCTGGTAGCTGGCGCCGGCCTTGACCGGCAGCGCCGCCGGCCATGCAGCGAGTGCCTTGCCGGCGGCCCAGCTGAGCTTTTGCGACGTGCCGTCGGCGGCGCGAATCGTCACCGTCGCGTCGGCCTCGCTGTCCGGACGCCAGAGGTTGAGCTTTGCGGGATTGCTGACGCAGACTTTGCCGCCGCTGACATCCACGTCCCAGATGCTGGGGTTGTGCGCGACTTCGGCCGCCCGGAGCGCCCCGAAGCGGCCGCGCTTGCCGGAAGCGGTCGCAAGGCTGACCTGGCCGGCATCGAAATTGCCCGGGCCGCGCAGCGTCTGTGCAGCGCTCGGGCCGAGGAGGGTGACGACGTCCCCGCCGCGGAGAGTAATCTTGGCGCTCGGCGGCAGGGTCTTCCCGGGCGGGTAAGCCTTGGCCGAGGGTCCGAGCGACTTCACGACGACGACATTCGCCAGCGCTGCCGTCGAACCGAGCGCCAGCGCAAGCGCCGCGCCGCACAGCATCGTCTTCCTACCCATGGCCTACTCCTTGCCGCGATCGCAGCGGCAGGGTCGAGGCGGGGCCGGTGAGCGGCGGCGAGTCGAACCTGGGGCTGCGCGAGGGAAATTATTCTTTAGTTTGAATGCGGTCAATCAAGCGGGAGCAAACCACCGCGCGGTTCAGGCCGTCTTCGGCCGGCGCTTGGCCGCGGTGCCGGCGAGCGTGTCCTCGATGGCGCCGATCCGCCGCTGCGTGTCGGCGATCAGGTCGGCGAGTTCAGCCTCCTTGGCCTCGCGCTTGATGACGGTGCGGATCGCGCGGGCGATGCTTTCGCACACCTCGCCGAGCGCCTTCTGCTCCTCCCGGCTCGGGATCGATCCGTCGGGCCGCGGGCCGACGAGCAGGACGCCGATCGGCTCTTCCCGGTCGGAACTCGGAACGAGCGGCAAGCGGATCGGGAAGGTGCGATCGGCAGGCTCGCAGATGTCGCTCTTATAATCGACCGCAGGAGCGCTCTGCCGCCACGCTTCGACCTCCTCGACGGTGAGCCCATGCGCGGTGGCGATCTTGCCGTTGACGATCGCCGCGCCACGGATGGACCGCACGCCGTTGCCGATCCGCTCGAGAATCTCGTGCAGCATCTCATCGAGCGATGCGGTCTCGCGCATGTCGCGGACCGTCTCGGGCAGATCGTTGCGAAGCAGGAAGAGGTTCTTCTGGAAGCGCTTTTCCGACCAGGATTGGACGCGTTCCTGGATCGGATTGACCATGATCGTCGCGAGTGCCGCGGCGAAGATGATCGGGCCTTCGCTGTTCGTATTGCCGGAGTAATTATAGACGATCTGCTTCAGCGCGTCGCCGGCAGCCGCGAAGATGGCGGCGACGCCCAGGGTCACGACGGCGAAATTGACAGACCGGCCAATGACGACTTCCGCATCGTACAAACGGTAGCGAAGCAGCGCGACGAGCAGTCCGACCTGAAGGAACAGGGCTGCAAGGGCGAAGCTGATGCCTGCGGCAACCTCGACAAGAAGCTGGTGGCCGAGGGTGTCCATCGTCCACTTGAAGTAATCGAGACCGATCGAGAGGCAGCGCAGCAGCGCATAGGCGCTGATCCCGAACAGGGCCCAGCGGATCTGCTGTCGCTGGTCGCTCGACGCCGTGTTCTGAAGGCGGCGGATCATCATCAGGACGCCGAGGATCATGAAGGCGACGAAGACCGCCTGATACAGCTGTCCCTGAAGGAACATCATGAACGGCAGGCAAGCCATCAGGATGACCACGCGCCACGACAAATTGCCGTGCGGGAACAGCAGGATGCCGGCGAGCAGCAGGATATTGCCGAGGTCGAACAGCGCGACGTTGAGCCCCCTCGGCGCGCCGATGTTGGCGAGGAAGGCGGACGAGGGCTGTTCAGCGCCGATGCTGAGCAGGACCGCAAGCGACAGGATCGAGCTGACCACGTCGCGGGCATTGCGGCGGTGAAGCAGCCAGGCGGCAAGCAGCAGGAACGGATAGAAGAGCAGCTGCAGCGTATCGATGAAGCTCAGCAGCTTTGGCGAGATGCCGCGTTCCCTCGCGCCATTGTCGATATGCTGCTCACCGGTGGTGACCGTGACGTCGCGGATTTTCCCGTCCGGGCCGCGAATTGTCAGCGGGACTTCGGAGACGTCCGTCCCGAACAGCACATTGCCCATTGCGATATAGGCAGGGTCGTCGGCATGCTCGGCGAGTGCCTGTTCGTCGACCGGCATCGTGCGGGGAAGGGGCAAGCCGTAAACGGCAATGATCCGGTCGCCGGAGACGATCCCTGACCTTTCCGCTTCCGGACCGACGGGGAAGCGGACCAAGGTCGCGTCACGGGGCGATACTGCAAATCCCGCGCGGCTTCCCAACAGCAGCTGCGAGTTGTTGTCCGGCGCCGTGTAGCGCATGCGGAAACCCGCAACCGGGCCGACGATCGCGAGAATGAATGCGAGCACCCAGACAAAGGTGAAAAGCCGGTAGGTGAAGGTATTGAAGTGCGGGGTGACGGGCGGCAGCCGGAAGCGAGGCCCGGGCTGATGCTCTTTATTCGGCAAGGCAAGCTGTATCCCCATCAGCTGCGGCCCCCGGTCACCTGCTGGTCATCATGAGCGGCGCGGCTCCGTCGCGCAATCGCTAAGTGTTTGGCGATTCTGAGCTCTCGACCCCTTGCTCACCGTAACGGGAGGCGATGAAGCGGCCCTGCGTTTCGAAGGCGGCGAGGTCCTGCCGGGCCAGCTGCTCGGACACTTCGTTGAGCGCGGTACGCGCCGCGGCAAGGCTTTCGACCAGCCGCTCGTCGACGGTCTTGCCTTCACCGTCCTGCTCGTTGCGGTACGACGAAGGCACGTTGCGGTAGCGGTCGACGAGGCCAGGGAGGTGGATCGACATCAACCGGCGCGCGTCCTGGGCGCGCGGATCGAGCGTGTCGACGCGCTCAAGCGTTTGGCGCAGCGGCGGGAGCGCGGCACTGATCGCATCAATCTGCGCCTGCGCCGGGGCCGGCAGAGCAGGGCGAACGCGGTAGATGTAACTGTCGAAGCGCTCGACCATTTGGCCGTTCGGCAAGTCCGGCGACGGCGCCGGCGCGCTTATCGTGCGGCGCCCTCCACGGGTCAGTATCAGGCCGCCGACGACGACGCTCACAAGCACGGCGGCAAGGAAGCCGAACATGCCGATCGGCTGGACGAAGCCGATGATCATCGCGGCAAGCCAGATGATCCCGATTGCCGACAAGGCGCCGACGATGCTTTTGCCGAAGCCGGTATTTAGCCGCTGCCGTTCACGGCGCGCGGCCTGCTGCACCGCACCGCCGCGCTGATCGAGCTGCTGCGTGACTCGATCGAAGCGCGCGATCGCCCGCTCAACCTTGTCCGTGACGTCCGTCACTTGAGCTCGATCGGCGTCAGCGGCGAGCTAGCCGAACTTCCGAGCTTGGCCTGGTTCACGCCTTCGGCGCGGGCGATATAGCCCTTGGACTTTTCGACTTCCTTGCCGAGCGTATCGACCGTCTGCTTCATGTTGCCGAGCGCCTGAAGCTTGAACTGGTCGATCTGATCCATCGTGTCGTAGATGTTCTGGAACGCCCGCTGGAGCGTCTCCAGCGGGATGGTCGAGCTTGCCGCCTGCTGGTGGATGGCACCGGTTTGGGTGCGGAGCATTTCGCCCGTGGAATCGATCATGCCCGCCGTCGTCGTATTGAGCGCGCCGATCTGTTCGAGAACGAGCTTCTGATTGCTCATTGCCTGGGCGACGGTGACGGCGGTGCGCAGCGCGGCGACCGTGGTCGTCGAGGCGCGGTCCACGCCCTTCACCAGCTCGACATTGTTCTTCTTGACGAGGTCGAGCGCGAGATAGCCCTGAACGGTCACCGCCATCTGGGTCAGCAGGTCGGTCGTGCGCTGGCGGGTGTAAAAGAGGGCGGTTTCGCGGATCGCCTTGGCCTTGGCGGGATCGGTTGCGTCGAGCTCGTTCGCCTTGTCTTCGAGCCGCTGGTCGAGCGTCTTCGAGATGTGGATCATCTGCTCGAGCTTGTGCATCGTCTTCCACAGGTTCGCGCGCTCGGTGTCGATCGCAGCATTGTCCATCAGCAGCTCGTCCTTGCCGTTCGCAAGGCTGCCGAGGATCTTCTGGATGTGGGTCTGCGAGCTGCGGTACTTGTCGAAATAGCGGTCGATGCGGTTGCCGAACGGGATGATGCCGAGCAGCTTTTTCGTCTTCGTCGCTTCCTTGGGATCGAGCGCCTCGACGGTGCGACGCAGCTCGGTCAGGTCCGCGCCGATGCCGGTGTCCTTGTCGATTGCCTTTACCGGCCGGTCGAGGAAGCGGTTCGATGCGCCGGCGGCCTCGGCAATTTCCTTTCGGCCCATCGAGGTCAGCTGGTCGACCTTCTTGCCGAACTCCGGGCTGTTGGCATCGAGCGCCGCAAGCTCGTCGACAAATCCCGCGACCTTTTTGTCGAGCTCGGACGTCTCTTCGGTCTTGAGCGGGACCAGGCCCGCCGCTTCGGCAACCGGCACCGGCTGCAGCGCCTCAGGCGGGTCCAGTTTCAGCTTTGTCGCAGTGGTCGTTTCCGTTGCCGGTCCGGTGGCCATGGTTCGATATCCTTCCTTCGCACCTTCTTGCGGCGGTCGAACCAGCGGGTCAACGCCGCAAGACATGCAGCTGTATTGTAAGGGTAATACACAATAAAACAAGCGAAGGGTGGCTATTCCGAGATCGTAAACGCCCATTAACCAAGCCGCTGAACGCTTCGCTTACCCTGTCCGCCGTAGAGCCAGCCTGATGCGCAATCCGGCTGAGGTGTAGACAGCGATGTTCAGGTTCCTGAAGAAGCTCGCGCGCGACCGGCGCGGCAACGCCATCGTCATTGTCGCGGGGGTCTTCCCTTTGTTCGTCGGCGCTGCCGGCCTTGCGACCGACACCATTCAGTGGACCCTGTGGAAGCGCCAGTTGCAGCGGGCAGCGGATTCGGCGGCTATTTCGGGCGTCTACACCAGCCTCAAGACGGATACAGACACCGCAGTAACCGCGGCGGTCACGCATGACCTCACGCTCAACCTCCACACCTGGATGGCGCTCAACGCAACGCCGACGGTCACCCGGCTGGGGACTAGCGGCCAGATGCGCAACCGCGTGTCCGTCGAGCTGCAGGTGAAGCAGTCGCTTCCGTTCAGTTCGATGTTCATGACCGCGGCGCCGACGATCATCGCGCGGGCGACCGCGGCCAGCGTGCCGTCGGGCGGCGAATATTGCGTTATCGGCACGGACCGAAGCGCCGCCGTGACCGGTATCGAAATCTCCGGCAGCACCTATCTCGATCTCGGGACCTGCTCCCTGATTGCGAATTCCGCGAATCCGACTGGTGCTGCGTCGAACGGCACCAGCAGTACGAACGGCGGCTCCGGTTCGACGGTCAAGGCAGCCTCGCTCGATGCGGCGGGTGGCGTCAATTATTCGAGCCAGTGGCAGGTCAGCAGCTACAACCCGTACAGCTCGCCGATCGACGACCCGTTTTCCGGCTTCCAGTCGAACATTCCGTCCAGCAGCAGCGGCTGCAACAAGACGGGCACGATCAACAAGGTGGGCAGCACCAAGGATTACAACCGCTCGACCGACACCGCGACGGACACTGTCTGCCTGAGCGGCGACCAGACCATTCAGGGCGACGTGGTCCTCGGGCCGGCGACCTACGTAATCGACGCAGGCAACCTGACCATGAACACGAACGGGGCGAGCCTGACCTGCGACGGCTGCACCATCATCCTTACGAACTTCAGCAATCCGGCGAATACCGGCACCGTCAGCCTGACGGGCGGCTCGATCAGCCTGAAGCCGCCGCGGCCGGTCTATGGATCCGACGGAACGACCGTCACCAGCACCATCGGCAATCAGACCTGGAAGGGCATCGTCCTCTATCAGGATCCGCGCGCCAGCGATAACGGGGGAACCGGCCAGAACAAGATCAACGGCAACTCGGACCTTTCCGTGCAGGGCGCCGTCTATTTCGGCAACCAGTCGCTTCAATATGTCGGTGGCGGAAGCACGACCGCGGCTTGCCTCCAGGTGGTTGCGAAACGGGTCAACTTTGGCGGCAACTCCAAGATTAAAGCCGGCAGCCAGTGCAGCGGCTTCGGCATG is part of the Sphingomicrobium sp. genome and encodes:
- a CDS encoding toxic anion resistance protein; translated protein: MATGPATETTTATKLKLDPPEALQPVPVAEAAGLVPLKTEETSELDKKVAGFVDELAALDANSPEFGKKVDQLTSMGRKEIAEAAGASNRFLDRPVKAIDKDTGIGADLTELRRTVEALDPKEATKTKKLLGIIPFGNRIDRYFDKYRSSQTHIQKILGSLANGKDELLMDNAAIDTERANLWKTMHKLEQMIHISKTLDQRLEDKANELDATDPAKAKAIRETALFYTRQRTTDLLTQMAVTVQGYLALDLVKKNNVELVKGVDRASTTTVAALRTAVTVAQAMSNQKLVLEQIGALNTTTAGMIDSTGEMLRTQTGAIHQQAASSTIPLETLQRAFQNIYDTMDQIDQFKLQALGNMKQTVDTLGKEVEKSKGYIARAEGVNQAKLGSSASSPLTPIELK
- a CDS encoding Tad domain-containing protein encodes the protein MFRFLKKLARDRRGNAIVIVAGVFPLFVGAAGLATDTIQWTLWKRQLQRAADSAAISGVYTSLKTDTDTAVTAAVTHDLTLNLHTWMALNATPTVTRLGTSGQMRNRVSVELQVKQSLPFSSMFMTAAPTIIARATAASVPSGGEYCVIGTDRSAAVTGIEISGSTYLDLGTCSLIANSANPTGAASNGTSSTNGGSGSTVKAASLDAAGGVNYSSQWQVSSYNPYSSPIDDPFSGFQSNIPSSSSGCNKTGTINKVGSTKDYNRSTDTATDTVCLSGDQTIQGDVVLGPATYVIDAGNLTMNTNGASLTCDGCTIILTNFSNPANTGTVSLTGGSISLKPPRPVYGSDGTTVTSTIGNQTWKGIVLYQDPRASDNGGTGQNKINGNSDLSVQGAVYFGNQSLQYVGGGSTTAACLQVVAKRVNFGGNSKIKAGSQCSGFGMSGLGGTRRVRLVA